From Luteococcus japonicus, one genomic window encodes:
- a CDS encoding EcsC family protein, whose product MATAKDIGKTILAQAPNIAPGAASTALRKALDLAIDGVGKVPGAKQTAANALQRTGSAELAVNQIVKQHVAMAGAQGFITNLGGLATLAVSIPANVSGVAIVQCRMVAAVAHLRGYDIEDPRVRSAILMCLLGEGNAREAVQRQELPSSALAIATAPVHDPQLDNTISEKVLANLMGQVGGKRVTLLAGKKIPVVGGGVGAATDGWATWSTGAFAKAQFINRRR is encoded by the coding sequence ATGGCCACCGCGAAGGACATCGGCAAGACAATCCTTGCCCAGGCGCCGAACATCGCCCCGGGGGCCGCCTCCACCGCCCTGCGCAAGGCACTCGACCTGGCCATCGACGGGGTGGGCAAGGTTCCCGGCGCCAAGCAGACCGCCGCCAATGCCCTGCAGCGGACCGGATCCGCCGAACTGGCCGTCAACCAGATCGTCAAGCAGCACGTCGCCATGGCCGGCGCCCAGGGCTTCATCACCAACCTCGGCGGCCTCGCGACGCTAGCCGTCAGCATCCCCGCCAATGTCTCCGGCGTCGCCATCGTGCAGTGCCGGATGGTGGCCGCCGTCGCACACCTGCGCGGCTATGACATCGAGGACCCGCGGGTCCGTTCGGCCATCCTGATGTGCCTGCTGGGTGAGGGCAATGCCCGGGAGGCCGTGCAGCGCCAGGAACTGCCGAGTTCGGCGCTGGCGATTGCCACCGCGCCCGTGCACGACCCGCAGCTGGACAACACCATCAGCGAGAAGGTGCTGGCCAACCTGATGGGACAGGTGGGCGGAAAGCGGGTCACCCTGCTGGCCGGCAAGAAGATCCCCGTCGTCGGCGGTGGCGTGGGTGCCGCGACCGACGGTTGGGCCACCTGGTCCACGGGCGCCTTCGCCAAGGCGCAGTTCATCAACCGTCGACGCTGA
- a CDS encoding SRPBCC family protein, whose protein sequence is MTMQYTCEVEIAVARARVVELMADGNRAAEWMPGLASYRAVEGERGRPGSVSELRFDGVPGSGEMIEKVERRDEEHLDVVYLLGPVRNVVHNRFVELPDGRTQWTAEHIFHLPPGMVEGIGEQGQTGFRTNTQRSMETFKAWCEANA, encoded by the coding sequence ATGACCATGCAGTACACCTGTGAGGTGGAGATTGCCGTGGCTCGCGCGCGGGTCGTCGAGCTGATGGCCGACGGGAACCGTGCCGCCGAATGGATGCCCGGCCTGGCGAGTTACCGGGCCGTCGAGGGCGAACGAGGCCGGCCCGGTTCGGTGAGCGAGCTGCGCTTCGACGGGGTTCCCGGGTCCGGGGAGATGATCGAGAAGGTGGAGCGCCGCGACGAGGAGCACCTCGACGTCGTCTACCTGCTGGGGCCGGTGCGCAATGTGGTGCACAACCGCTTCGTCGAGCTGCCCGATGGCAGGACTCAGTGGACCGCGGAGCACATCTTCCACCTGCCGCCCGGGATGGTGGAAGGCATCGGGGAGCAGGGGCAGACCGGCTTCCGGACCAATACCCAGCGCTCGATGGAGACCTTCAAGGCCTGGTGCGAGGCCAACGCCTGA
- a CDS encoding citrate synthase, which translates to MTSQTATLTIDGKTYELPVVTGTMGERALDISKLRATTGLITLDDGYGNTGSCSSAISFIDGERGILRYRGIPIEQLAAGKSSFVETAWLVIFGKLPTQAERDHFSELLSESSALHPDMSKHFEAFHESGHPMAIMNSMINAMSTHTRPRITDGESFLHATAHLMSKVRTIAAASYKTHKGEPLIYPRHDLKYVENLLHMMFSLPYRNYESTPEVQRALNLFFVLHADHEQNCSTSTVRMVASSQANLYTACSAGVAALWGPRHGGANMAAVQMLQQIHRSGMSTAEYVAQVKDKSTGIKLQGFGHRVYRNFDPRSRILKTAVDELLQAQGVHDPLLDIALELEDVALNDPYFVERKLYPNVDFYSGILLRAVGIPLNMYTVMFAIGRMPGWIANWKEATEDPAGRIYRPRQVYVGPDEVEWVPRDQR; encoded by the coding sequence ATGACCAGCCAGACCGCAACCCTGACCATCGACGGGAAGACCTACGAACTGCCCGTCGTGACGGGGACCATGGGCGAGCGCGCCCTGGACATCTCGAAGCTGCGGGCCACCACCGGCCTGATCACGCTCGACGACGGCTACGGCAACACCGGGTCCTGCTCGTCGGCCATCAGCTTCATCGACGGAGAGCGAGGCATCCTTCGCTATCGAGGCATTCCGATCGAGCAGCTGGCCGCGGGCAAGTCCTCCTTCGTCGAGACCGCCTGGCTGGTGATCTTCGGCAAACTCCCCACCCAGGCCGAACGTGACCACTTCTCGGAGCTGCTCAGCGAGTCCTCCGCACTGCACCCGGACATGAGCAAGCACTTCGAGGCCTTCCACGAGAGCGGCCACCCGATGGCCATCATGAACTCGATGATCAACGCGATGAGCACCCACACGCGCCCGCGGATCACCGACGGTGAGAGCTTCCTGCACGCCACCGCGCACCTGATGAGCAAGGTGCGCACCATCGCCGCCGCCTCGTACAAGACGCACAAGGGCGAGCCACTGATCTACCCCCGGCACGACCTGAAGTACGTCGAGAACCTGCTGCACATGATGTTCTCTCTGCCCTACAGGAACTACGAGTCGACGCCCGAGGTGCAGCGCGCGCTCAACCTGTTCTTCGTGCTGCACGCCGACCACGAGCAGAACTGCTCCACCTCGACGGTGCGGATGGTGGCCAGCTCCCAGGCCAACCTCTACACGGCCTGCTCCGCAGGCGTGGCCGCGCTCTGGGGCCCGCGGCACGGCGGCGCCAACATGGCCGCGGTGCAGATGCTGCAGCAGATCCACCGTTCCGGGATGAGCACCGCGGAGTACGTGGCGCAGGTCAAGGACAAGTCCACCGGCATCAAGCTGCAGGGCTTCGGGCACCGGGTCTACCGCAACTTCGACCCGCGCTCCCGCATCCTCAAGACGGCCGTCGACGAGCTGCTCCAGGCCCAGGGCGTGCACGACCCGCTGCTGGACATCGCCCTGGAGCTGGAGGACGTCGCCCTCAACGATCCCTACTTCGTGGAGCGCAAGCTGTACCCCAACGTCGACTTCTACTCCGGCATCCTGCTGCGCGCCGTCGGGATCCCGCTGAACATGTACACGGTGATGTTCGCGATTGGCCGGATGCCCGGCTGGATCGCCAACTGGAAGGAGGCCACCGAGGACCCCGCGGGCCGCATCTACCGCCCGCGCCAGGTTTACGTCGGCCCCGACGAGGTGGAGTGGGTGCCCCGCGACCAGCGGTGA
- a CDS encoding DUF5134 domain-containing protein, protein MFTLSAVPVKFVALLILFAFTTVFETYRVVRATNGTQRTSHLLHLVMSVIMLLMVPKSWWVPFRNVVPVPVSIFLMVLGVLWFGYLAVTAKPGHRAHPTGCALMFAAMVWHLAAMMVKMHNMAGIQHGSNQMGGMNHGSMGGMQPQMASGGHGTLWWMAVLGLPLMAYLLYASVRALAVAFRQPAARLSSLSDFAMNFGMFWMSTGLLVPVLPFFSHLAF, encoded by the coding sequence ATGTTCACCCTGTCCGCAGTCCCCGTGAAGTTCGTCGCTCTGCTGATCCTGTTCGCCTTCACGACGGTCTTCGAGACCTACCGCGTGGTGCGCGCCACCAACGGCACCCAGCGCACCTCGCACCTGCTGCACCTGGTGATGAGCGTGATCATGCTGCTGATGGTGCCCAAGAGCTGGTGGGTCCCCTTCCGCAATGTGGTTCCGGTTCCCGTCTCGATCTTCCTGATGGTGCTGGGCGTGCTCTGGTTCGGCTACCTGGCGGTGACCGCAAAGCCCGGGCACCGCGCACACCCCACGGGCTGCGCCCTGATGTTCGCCGCGATGGTCTGGCACCTGGCCGCGATGATGGTCAAGATGCACAACATGGCCGGCATACAGCACGGGTCCAACCAGATGGGTGGCATGAACCACGGCTCGATGGGCGGAATGCAGCCGCAGATGGCCTCCGGTGGCCACGGCACCCTGTGGTGGATGGCAGTGCTCGGCCTGCCGCTGATGGCCTACCTTCTCTACGCCTCGGTCCGGGCCCTGGCGGTGGCCTTCCGTCAGCCGGCGGCACGCCTGTCCTCGCTCAGCGACTTCGCGATGAACTTCGGCATGTTTTGGATGAGCACCGGGTTGCTCGTGCCGGTGCTTCCCTTCTTCTCCCACCTGGCCTTCTGA
- a CDS encoding sensor histidine kinase, whose translation MSTVALPPSTPRRWPHHVESVAMVLLFWIVGAGLFFFTVNDLYPDMENIPPRESALLSIDTLLGQLTCLLVPLVRSRRRRVAGGAGLVVVACSALSAWSFASVVHALVTISSWRDRRWLVGVDALAIAAGLVSMLVMPGSRLALPDVAVMLGVVAGLNLWGMYRGQKSVLVDSYRQQAETLRREQAATVAMARAEERTTIAREMHDTLSHRLAVISLHAGGLSVRPDLPAERITDTARLIQNTAQTASEELRDLLTLLRDDTSDRALPTTLADLDAILVGARAAGLRVDADLDEEVRARLDSLPTRCSAALGQTVREGLANCIKHAPDQPVTVTITADQTGATVLVRNNISQRDSGLAGGHGLVGLDERLRLARGRMRHGVVGGRHELEAWVPWT comes from the coding sequence ATGTCCACCGTCGCCCTGCCCCCGTCGACGCCCCGACGCTGGCCGCATCACGTCGAGTCCGTGGCGATGGTGCTGCTCTTCTGGATCGTGGGTGCGGGGCTCTTCTTCTTCACGGTGAACGACCTCTACCCGGACATGGAGAACATTCCGCCCCGGGAGTCCGCCCTGCTCAGCATCGACACCCTGCTCGGTCAGCTGACCTGCCTGCTGGTTCCCCTGGTGCGCAGCCGTCGCCGACGGGTTGCGGGTGGGGCCGGTCTGGTGGTGGTGGCCTGCAGCGCGCTGTCGGCATGGTCCTTCGCCTCGGTGGTGCACGCCCTGGTCACCATCTCCTCCTGGCGTGACCGGCGGTGGCTGGTGGGCGTCGACGCCCTGGCCATCGCGGCGGGGCTGGTGTCCATGCTGGTGATGCCGGGCTCGCGGCTGGCGCTGCCGGATGTCGCCGTCATGCTGGGCGTGGTCGCCGGGCTGAACCTGTGGGGGATGTATCGGGGTCAGAAGTCTGTGCTGGTGGACTCCTACCGGCAGCAGGCGGAGACCCTGCGTCGGGAACAGGCCGCGACGGTGGCGATGGCGAGGGCCGAGGAACGCACCACCATTGCCCGGGAGATGCACGACACCCTCAGCCATCGGCTGGCCGTGATCTCCCTACATGCCGGAGGACTGTCGGTGCGCCCGGACCTGCCCGCCGAGCGGATCACGGACACGGCGCGACTGATCCAGAACACCGCCCAGACCGCCAGCGAGGAGCTCCGCGACCTGCTCACCCTGCTGCGCGACGACACCTCGGACCGGGCGCTCCCGACGACACTCGCCGACCTCGACGCGATCCTCGTCGGAGCCAGGGCTGCGGGTCTGCGCGTGGATGCGGACCTCGACGAGGAGGTGCGTGCCCGGCTGGACAGCCTGCCGACGCGCTGCTCCGCGGCCCTGGGTCAGACCGTCCGCGAAGGGTTGGCCAACTGCATCAAGCACGCTCCGGACCAGCCCGTGACCGTCACGATCACCGCGGACCAGACCGGGGCGACGGTCCTGGTCCGCAACAACATCTCCCAGCGGGACAGCGGCCTGGCCGGCGGGCACGGACTGGTGGGTCTGGACGAACGGCTGCGGCTGGCTCGCGGGCGCATGCGGCATGGCGTCGTCGGCGGGAGGCACGAACTGGAAGCATGGGTGCCATGGACGTGA
- a CDS encoding Fpg/Nei family DNA glycosylase, which translates to MPELPEVEALRGFLEERLVGRGAARIHLTAFSALKTFEMPLESLLGLEISAVSRHGKFLDVDAQGTHLCFHLARAGWVKWHDVAPTGIPKPGKGPLSLRVVLDDDAGFDLTEAGTQRKLALHVVADPQDVPAIATLGPDPLSEAFTREVFGQILDAAGKAQIKGVLRDQRTIAGIGNAYSDEILHVARLSPFKPVASLDDEERATLYAALRSTLAGAVERASGLAAKELKDDKRSHLRVHGRAGEACEVCGTTIAQVSFADSSLQYCPGCQTGGKVLADRRLSKLLK; encoded by the coding sequence ATGCCTGAGCTGCCCGAGGTGGAGGCCCTGCGCGGTTTCCTGGAAGAGAGGCTGGTGGGGCGTGGTGCGGCCCGCATCCACCTGACGGCCTTCAGCGCCCTGAAGACCTTCGAGATGCCCCTGGAATCCCTACTGGGTCTGGAGATCAGCGCGGTCTCCCGGCACGGGAAGTTCCTCGACGTCGACGCGCAGGGCACCCATCTGTGCTTCCACCTGGCCCGGGCGGGCTGGGTGAAGTGGCACGACGTGGCGCCCACCGGGATCCCGAAGCCGGGCAAGGGCCCATTGAGCCTGCGTGTGGTGCTCGACGACGACGCGGGCTTCGACCTGACCGAGGCCGGCACCCAGCGCAAGCTGGCCCTGCACGTCGTCGCGGATCCGCAGGATGTACCGGCCATTGCGACACTGGGTCCGGACCCACTCTCGGAGGCCTTCACCCGGGAGGTCTTCGGCCAGATCCTGGACGCCGCCGGCAAGGCCCAGATCAAGGGGGTGTTGCGGGACCAGCGCACCATCGCGGGGATCGGCAATGCCTATTCCGACGAGATCCTGCACGTCGCCCGGCTGAGCCCCTTCAAACCCGTCGCCAGCCTGGACGACGAGGAACGCGCCACCCTGTACGCGGCGCTGCGCAGCACCTTGGCCGGAGCCGTCGAGCGGGCCTCTGGGCTGGCGGCGAAGGAGCTCAAGGACGACAAGCGCAGCCACCTGCGGGTGCACGGCCGCGCCGGCGAGGCCTGTGAGGTGTGCGGCACGACGATCGCCCAGGTGAGCTTCGCCGACTCGTCACTGCAGTACTGCCCGGGCTGCCAGACCGGCGGCAAGGTGCTCGCGGACCGCCGCCTGAGCAAGTTGCTCAAGTAG
- a CDS encoding FMN-binding negative transcriptional regulator: MYVPNHFRLPDEYTSHLLTTARAGNLVTCHDDGPDATLVPFFHDAERDVLVTHLVRNNPQAVRPVNGPAMVVLDEADAYVSPLWYATNEKLPNVPTWDYITVHVWGTMRVDPSPAAALEAARRLTGQFEGGDVLDMVGQQKLERMARSIVAVEVSVERIEGKAKMSQNRHPDDIRSLAEALEASGESELVNYLRTVSLPHAEERYALISELRGGKAVDVRLSPAD; this comes from the coding sequence ATGTACGTCCCCAACCACTTCCGCCTGCCCGACGAGTACACCAGTCACCTCCTGACCACCGCCCGGGCCGGCAACCTGGTGACCTGCCATGACGACGGCCCCGACGCCACGCTGGTGCCCTTCTTCCACGACGCCGAGCGCGACGTGCTGGTCACCCACCTGGTGCGGAACAACCCGCAGGCGGTTCGTCCGGTGAATGGCCCGGCGATGGTGGTCCTCGACGAGGCCGACGCCTATGTCTCGCCTCTGTGGTACGCCACCAATGAGAAGCTGCCGAATGTGCCCACCTGGGACTACATCACGGTGCATGTCTGGGGCACGATGCGCGTCGATCCCAGCCCGGCCGCGGCACTGGAGGCCGCCCGTCGGCTCACCGGACAGTTCGAGGGCGGCGACGTGCTGGACATGGTGGGGCAGCAGAAGCTGGAGCGAATGGCGCGTTCCATCGTCGCGGTGGAGGTGTCCGTCGAACGCATCGAGGGCAAGGCGAAGATGAGCCAGAACCGGCACCCCGACGACATCCGCAGCCTGGCCGAGGCCCTGGAGGCCAGCGGTGAAAGCGAGCTGGTGAACTACCTGCGCACCGTCAGCCTCCCGCACGCCGAAGAACGCTACGCCCTGATCTCGGAGCTGCGGGGCGGCAAGGCCGTCGACGTCCGGCTGAGCCCCGCCGACTGA
- the pheA gene encoding prephenate dehydratase translates to MLGYFGPAGTFTHQALLSVSTDEARPFGTVAQALDAVRAGEVSAALVPIENSVEGGVSATLDNLAAGDRLMIIREVLLPVQFGLYARPGTSLADVRQILTHPHAYNQTRDWVAANCPCAHVTEGGSTAAAAADVANPGSRHDAAICAAVAGDLYGLESLASGIADNEAAVTRFVLVARQGPPTERTGADKTTLVAYMREDHPGALQEILDQFTMRGVNLSRIESRPTKTTLGNYCFSIDAEGHLLDSRMAEALMGLHRVCKKVVFLGSYARADRVKPRVPAGCTDADHEAAASWLETLRATGKDD, encoded by the coding sequence ATGCTCGGATACTTCGGCCCAGCCGGAACCTTCACCCATCAGGCGCTGTTGAGCGTCAGCACCGACGAGGCGCGCCCCTTCGGCACTGTGGCCCAGGCGCTCGACGCCGTCCGCGCCGGTGAGGTGAGTGCGGCGTTGGTTCCCATCGAGAACTCGGTAGAGGGTGGGGTCTCCGCAACACTGGACAACCTGGCCGCCGGGGACCGGCTGATGATCATCCGGGAGGTGCTGCTGCCGGTGCAGTTCGGCCTCTATGCGCGGCCAGGAACCTCGTTGGCCGACGTGCGCCAGATCCTCACCCACCCGCACGCCTACAACCAGACCCGGGACTGGGTGGCGGCCAACTGTCCGTGCGCCCACGTCACGGAAGGCGGCTCGACGGCGGCGGCCGCGGCAGACGTCGCCAACCCTGGCTCCCGGCACGATGCCGCCATCTGCGCGGCCGTCGCCGGGGATCTGTACGGGCTGGAGTCGCTGGCTTCGGGCATTGCGGACAATGAGGCCGCGGTGACCCGCTTCGTGCTGGTGGCAAGGCAGGGGCCGCCCACCGAGCGGACCGGCGCGGACAAGACGACGTTGGTGGCCTACATGCGTGAGGACCACCCCGGTGCGTTGCAGGAGATCCTGGACCAGTTCACGATGCGCGGGGTGAACCTGAGCCGGATCGAGTCGCGTCCCACCAAGACCACGCTCGGCAACTACTGCTTCAGCATCGACGCTGAGGGGCACCTGCTGGATTCCCGGATGGCCGAGGCGCTGATGGGTCTCCACCGGGTGTGCAAGAAGGTGGTCTTCCTGGGCTCCTATGCCCGCGCGGACCGGGTGAAGCCGCGGGTTCCCGCGGGGTGCACCGACGCCGACCACGAGGCGGCGGCCAGCTGGTTGGAGACCCTGCGCGCCACCGGGAAGGACGACTGA
- the aat gene encoding leucyl/phenylalanyl-tRNA--protein transferase, whose translation MKNPSGSTTSSAVDRAARDAKLSDPSATLGDVLAHVFGPWTQWPEQDLIAFSDEFDEKLALAAYCSGVFPMPLHETGFEGEMGWWSPMQRGLLPLDALRVPRSLRKMARRYTTTVDADFDAVLAGCSDPDRPDGWIDEAIRGVYTNLHAQGLVHSVEVWDELGRLVGGLYGVAIGGLFAGESMFHHPQWGRDASKVALVRLVTELRAGMEPRVLDVQWRTDHLASLGVTEVERVAYLGLVDQALDLPPVDWDGARAASPMTGDELLALHALQTEPLQTKQTREDDDA comes from the coding sequence GTGAAGAACCCGAGCGGATCCACCACCTCGAGCGCCGTGGACCGGGCGGCACGCGACGCGAAATTGTCGGACCCGAGTGCCACACTCGGAGATGTGCTGGCCCATGTCTTCGGTCCCTGGACCCAATGGCCGGAACAGGACCTGATCGCCTTCTCCGACGAGTTCGACGAGAAGCTGGCGCTCGCGGCCTACTGTTCCGGCGTCTTTCCCATGCCCCTGCACGAGACGGGCTTCGAGGGGGAGATGGGCTGGTGGTCACCCATGCAGCGGGGCCTCCTGCCGCTGGATGCGTTGCGGGTGCCGCGCAGCTTGCGCAAGATGGCGCGGCGCTACACCACCACCGTCGATGCGGACTTCGACGCGGTGCTGGCAGGTTGTTCGGACCCTGACCGTCCCGACGGCTGGATCGACGAAGCGATCCGCGGCGTCTACACCAACCTCCACGCGCAGGGCCTGGTGCACTCCGTCGAGGTCTGGGACGAGCTGGGGCGCCTGGTGGGGGGTCTCTACGGTGTCGCGATCGGCGGATTGTTCGCCGGGGAGTCGATGTTCCACCACCCGCAGTGGGGGCGTGACGCGTCCAAGGTGGCGCTGGTCAGGCTGGTCACCGAACTGCGTGCCGGGATGGAGCCGCGGGTGCTGGACGTGCAGTGGCGCACGGACCACCTGGCCAGCCTGGGCGTCACGGAGGTGGAGCGTGTGGCCTACCTGGGGCTGGTGGACCAGGCCCTGGACCTGCCGCCCGTCGACTGGGATGGTGCTCGGGCCGCCTCCCCGATGACCGGCGATGAGCTCCTGGCCCTGCATGCCTTGCAGACCGAGCCCCTGCAGACCAAGCAGACACGGGAGGACGACGATGCCTGA